One window of the Bacillota bacterium genome contains the following:
- a CDS encoding type IV pilus twitching motility protein PilT: MDSLSVEDLMRMTIKEGASDLHLTVGCPPALRIDGQLRFLTALPVLKPEDTLGFLRSLLTQEQMDRLDEERDLDFPHTIPGVSRFRINAYHQRGCHAIAFRTIPKDVPTIEQLGLPSTLKGLALRPRGLVLVTGPTGVGKTTTLASMVKEVNRSKCIHIVTVEDPIEYLHPHERSIVNQRELGTDVKTFASGLRSALREDPDVIMVGEMRDLETTTTALTAAETGHLVMASMHTRDAASTVDRVIDQFPSYQQQQIRTMLSVTLEAVISQQLLVRRGGNGRVAALEIMIATPAVRNLIREGKTHMIPNVIQTSTRYGMQTMDQALKDLCLHGIITYEEAMSHAFNPDELAKLLAS, from the coding sequence ATGGATAGCCTGAGCGTTGAAGACCTGATGCGGATGACCATCAAAGAGGGAGCGTCCGACCTGCACCTTACCGTGGGTTGCCCGCCTGCCCTGAGGATCGATGGGCAGCTTCGGTTCCTCACGGCCCTGCCTGTGCTGAAGCCCGAGGACACCCTTGGGTTCCTGAGGAGCCTCCTCACCCAGGAGCAGATGGACAGGCTGGACGAGGAAAGGGACCTGGACTTCCCTCATACCATACCCGGTGTCTCCCGGTTCAGGATCAATGCCTATCACCAGCGCGGATGCCACGCCATCGCCTTCAGGACGATTCCCAAGGATGTGCCCACCATCGAGCAGTTGGGGCTCCCCAGCACCCTAAAGGGCTTGGCCCTGAGGCCTAGGGGCCTTGTGCTTGTGACGGGCCCCACGGGTGTGGGCAAGACCACAACCCTGGCATCCATGGTGAAGGAAGTCAACAGGAGCAAGTGCATCCACATTGTCACTGTCGAAGACCCCATCGAGTACCTTCACCCCCATGAAAGAAGCATCGTCAACCAGCGAGAGCTGGGCACAGACGTCAAGACCTTCGCTTCAGGGCTCAGAAGCGCCCTGCGCGAAGACCCTGACGTTATAATGGTGGGTGAAATGCGAGACCTGGAGACCACCACCACTGCGCTGACCGCGGCAGAGACTGGGCATCTGGTCATGGCTTCCATGCACACGAGGGACGCCGCATCCACTGTTGACAGGGTCATCGACCAGTTCCCCTCTTACCAGCAGCAGCAGATCCGCACCATGCTCTCCGTCACCCTGGAGGCTGTCATCTCCCAGCAGCTCCTGGTGAGACGGGGCGGCAATGGCAGGGTCGCTGCCCTGGAAATCATGATTGCCACCCCAGCAGTGAGGAACCTGATCAGGGAGGGTAAGACCCACATGATCCCCAATGTGATACAGACAAGCACTCGATACGGCATGCAGACCATGGATCAGGCCCTTAAGGACTTGTGCCTCCATGGCATCATCACGTACGAGGAGGCCATGAGTCACGCCTTCAATCCCGACGAACTGGCGAAGCTCTTGGCGTCATAG
- a CDS encoding type II secretion system F family protein yields MTEFAYRVRDKQGRPSTGSIQASTEKEAVQQLRTMGYTVTALTAKRMGASESLSRLKGTKLGGVRLKDLAVLTRQLSAVLSAGLTLAVALDSLSKQTGNMALKQVLEDVRLGVSRGSSFSEALSKHPRVFSALYINSVLSGEAGGSLDSVLDQLAKSLESDLELTNKVRSALYYPATVIVVAIILVVVMSIFILPTFVDMFVSSGMELPFLTRILVKGVQGFRVWGPLIFAVLLLMGVLARLILKDPRARRYLDRLFLRLPLLGILIRQVLVARMSRTLAMLLSAGVPLMSSLRITAEVVRNSRCQEALAEVAEAVQRGEGLGPALSRHDVFPALLGQMVTIGEETGAVEDMLNRLGDMYEIEVEATVRGMTSLIEPAIIIVLGVGIGFIVAAIFLPLVNMINTL; encoded by the coding sequence GTGACCGAGTTCGCGTACCGGGTGCGAGATAAGCAAGGGAGGCCTTCTACAGGCTCCATCCAGGCCAGCACCGAGAAGGAGGCTGTACAGCAGCTCCGGACGATGGGTTACACCGTCACAGCGCTGACCGCCAAGAGGATGGGGGCATCTGAGTCCCTGTCCCGCCTGAAGGGGACCAAGCTGGGCGGTGTTCGGCTAAAGGATCTGGCGGTCCTGACGCGCCAGCTCAGCGCGGTGCTATCAGCCGGCCTTACCCTGGCCGTAGCCCTGGACAGCCTCTCGAAGCAGACCGGCAACATGGCCCTGAAGCAGGTCCTGGAGGACGTGCGGCTGGGTGTGAGCCGGGGCTCTTCCTTCTCAGAGGCTTTGTCCAAGCACCCAAGGGTCTTTTCGGCTCTATACATCAACTCTGTTCTCTCGGGCGAAGCCGGAGGCTCCCTGGACAGTGTCCTGGACCAGCTGGCCAAGTCCCTGGAGAGTGACCTCGAACTGACAAACAAGGTAAGGTCTGCCCTGTACTACCCGGCCACCGTGATAGTGGTCGCCATCATCCTTGTAGTAGTCATGAGCATATTCATTCTCCCCACCTTCGTGGACATGTTCGTATCCTCCGGCATGGAGCTGCCGTTTCTCACAAGAATCCTGGTCAAGGGAGTCCAGGGCTTCAGGGTGTGGGGGCCCTTGATCTTCGCGGTCCTCCTTCTTATGGGAGTGCTGGCTCGCCTCATACTCAAGGATCCCAGGGCCAGGCGCTACCTGGATAGGCTGTTCCTGCGCCTTCCGCTGTTAGGCATCCTGATCCGCCAGGTTCTGGTGGCCAGGATGAGCAGAACCCTGGCTATGCTCCTGTCCGCCGGCGTCCCGCTGATGAGCTCCCTCCGGATCACCGCAGAGGTGGTCCGGAACTCCCGGTGCCAGGAGGCCCTGGCCGAGGTGGCTGAGGCGGTGCAGAGGGGAGAGGGGCTTGGCCCTGCCCTCTCCCGGCACGACGTGTTCCCGGCTCTCCTTGGGCAGATGGTGACCATTGGCGAGGAGACCGGGGCGGTGGAGGACATGCTCAACAGGCTGGGGGACATGTACGAAATTGAGGTTGAGGCCACAGTAAGAGGCATGACCTCCCTTATTGAACCCGCTATCATCATCGTCTTAGGCGTCGGCATCGGCTTCATCGTGGCCGCCATATTCCTGCCCCTGGTGAACATGATAAACACCCTCTAA
- the pilM gene encoding type IV pilus assembly protein PilM produces the protein MNGHNWKSGPIGLDLGAHTFKAVQLMEAGGNISLGAVATVRAPIFGEGPLKINEMSRAISRLLQLGSFSKKEVMVAASNEDCVVRILYLPKIPSSEIEQAVHWEMEKFVPFGANDYVTQHRVIKEVEADGTKLETLVVAARKSPIVTVLDSLSQSRLTSLGVDMEALAAGRVIAGASDEAFCLLDIGHSHTAISLFEGPYLRIHRSINMAGFHLMDRIDRALGTGTAEFQQVMSEAMHRKEVVAEAIEPILSEICVEINRSLNYFRSQLRRDIDGVYLTGGGAAIVGVQDFIEMNVVGDIQRANPLSEIRVDEANIANEALDVLAPRLAVAVGLAMRGLKQA, from the coding sequence ATGAACGGTCATAACTGGAAGTCTGGACCCATCGGGCTAGACTTGGGGGCACACACCTTCAAGGCGGTCCAGCTCATGGAGGCGGGAGGCAACATCTCCCTGGGGGCCGTGGCCACCGTTAGGGCCCCCATCTTCGGCGAGGGGCCGCTCAAGATCAACGAGATGTCCCGGGCTATTAGCCGCCTGTTACAGCTAGGGAGCTTTTCCAAGAAGGAGGTGATGGTGGCAGCCTCCAATGAGGACTGCGTCGTTAGGATACTCTACCTTCCCAAGATACCCTCATCCGAGATTGAGCAGGCTGTGCACTGGGAAATGGAGAAGTTCGTCCCCTTTGGTGCCAACGACTATGTTACGCAGCACAGGGTGATCAAGGAGGTTGAGGCTGACGGGACGAAGCTGGAGACCCTGGTGGTGGCCGCGCGGAAGTCCCCGATCGTCACGGTTCTGGACTCCCTGTCCCAGTCCAGGCTCACGTCGCTGGGAGTTGACATGGAGGCCCTAGCGGCGGGCAGGGTCATCGCTGGTGCGAGTGATGAGGCCTTCTGCCTCCTGGACATCGGTCACTCCCACACCGCAATCAGCCTCTTCGAGGGCCCGTACCTCAGGATCCACCGGTCCATCAACATGGCTGGCTTCCACCTGATGGACCGGATCGACAGGGCGCTGGGCACAGGTACCGCCGAATTCCAGCAGGTGATGTCCGAGGCTATGCACCGGAAGGAAGTTGTGGCCGAAGCCATTGAGCCTATCCTGTCTGAGATATGCGTGGAGATAAACCGATCCCTGAACTACTTCCGCAGCCAGCTCCGGCGGGACATTGATGGCGTCTACCTTACAGGCGGGGGGGCTGCCATCGTTGGTGTGCAGGACTTCATAGAGATGAACGTAGTGGGGGACATCCAGAGAGCTAATCCCCTTTCGGAGATCAGAGTGGATGAGGCAAACATCGCCAATGAGGCGTTGGATGTCCTGGCTCCGCGGCTTGCTGTGGCTGTAGGCCTGGCCATGAGGGGGTTGAAGCAGGCATGA
- a CDS encoding PilN domain-containing protein, which translates to MIYIDLTPRERRAKKHLSTLQFAVVTALVAGVLYMGAQAYLMYTKTQEVRAQLKATEATIASMSQHEAEAKALEREIQTITREMEVFQSLFLAQIPWHDVLSEVATQIPQNAWVSSLTASADGSILMDGAAFTYEDAAQVVVEMERSSLFVDADLLSASQEEALVSFRIALRLLGVPSEQKEVVR; encoded by the coding sequence ATGATCTACATAGATCTTACCCCCCGGGAACGACGGGCAAAGAAGCACCTGAGCACGCTCCAGTTCGCTGTGGTCACCGCACTGGTAGCCGGGGTACTCTACATGGGTGCCCAGGCCTACCTGATGTACACGAAGACCCAAGAAGTGAGAGCGCAGCTCAAGGCAACCGAGGCTACCATTGCCAGCATGAGCCAGCACGAGGCTGAGGCCAAGGCCCTGGAACGGGAGATACAGACGATAACGCGCGAGATGGAGGTATTCCAGAGTCTTTTTCTCGCCCAGATACCCTGGCACGATGTCTTGAGCGAGGTGGCTACCCAGATTCCGCAAAACGCCTGGGTATCCAGCCTGACGGCCAGTGCTGACGGGAGCATACTCATGGACGGCGCGGCCTTCACCTACGAGGATGCGGCGCAGGTGGTCGTAGAGATGGAACGGTCTTCGCTGTTCGTGGACGCCGATCTCCTTTCTGCCAGCCAGGAAGAAGCACTGGTGAGTTTCCGCATCGCGCTGAGACTGCTCGGCGTTCCCTCCGAGCAGAAGGAGGTAGTGCGATGA
- the pilO gene encoding type 4a pilus biogenesis protein PilO, with protein MSLSRLTVRERFMIAVLVPCLLGGLLYFFVMVPQRNAVVEAVAELEDAEARLAQGEATVAALPGLRARRDALAAVAPNLRKAVALDAETGEVLAQINGFCRTHGAELAQFSAMPPVTVPDPKMTETPPYFEMLVNASISGSYSAVHQVIADLQSWGRLLTIDHLSLASDDLANLTVGISMRAFVFPEGVDE; from the coding sequence ATGAGCCTTTCGCGCCTGACAGTCCGAGAACGCTTCATGATCGCCGTCCTGGTCCCGTGCCTCCTCGGCGGACTTCTGTACTTCTTCGTTATGGTGCCGCAGCGTAATGCGGTAGTAGAAGCCGTGGCTGAGCTGGAGGATGCGGAGGCGAGGCTGGCGCAGGGCGAGGCCACCGTGGCTGCGCTACCGGGCCTCCGGGCACGACGGGACGCCCTGGCGGCCGTGGCTCCCAACCTGCGCAAGGCGGTGGCTCTTGATGCGGAGACCGGAGAAGTGCTGGCACAGATTAACGGCTTCTGCCGCACCCACGGGGCGGAGCTGGCCCAATTCAGCGCCATGCCGCCGGTAACCGTTCCAGATCCCAAGATGACGGAGACACCGCCCTACTTCGAGATGCTGGTGAATGCCAGCATCTCGGGCTCCTACAGCGCGGTGCACCAGGTAATAGCAGACCTGCAGTCCTGGGGCCGGTTGCTTACAATAGACCACCTGTCTCTGGCCTCGGATGACTTAGCCAACCTGACTGTGGGGATCAGTATGAGAGCATTCGTGTTTCCTGAGGGGGTTGACGAATGA
- a CDS encoding RodZ domain-containing protein: MSRGEEKSGPGRLVGWLVFLLLATSAAGALWFLKPFAAPPLEAILPQKTVEPPASANDLQEITVLLNQRLAVNLGVPANAPQGRPDPFAVAPYRAPDRGRSLEEPEEEEEGEGAQVMGPVEGGFELSVRTTDRCWLEVWVDGVRITRTNVEGGTTLVWSAEREITVEQVGREWALEIFLNGQPLGLAQDVAASLEEGKRTIETSPGPIDVTLGQRFESRVLVGLKFAMSG; the protein is encoded by the coding sequence ATGAGTAGGGGCGAGGAGAAGAGTGGGCCCGGCCGCTTGGTGGGATGGCTGGTGTTCCTGCTCCTGGCGACTTCGGCAGCGGGTGCCTTGTGGTTCCTGAAACCCTTTGCCGCTCCACCTCTTGAAGCCATCCTTCCTCAGAAGACCGTAGAACCTCCAGCATCAGCAAATGACCTGCAGGAGATCACCGTTCTGCTCAACCAGCGGCTCGCCGTGAACCTGGGGGTTCCGGCCAATGCGCCTCAGGGCCGGCCCGACCCCTTTGCTGTGGCTCCCTATCGGGCTCCTGACCGTGGAAGGTCTCTAGAGGAACCCGAGGAAGAGGAGGAAGGGGAAGGCGCGCAGGTAATGGGGCCAGTTGAAGGCGGGTTTGAGCTATCCGTGAGGACAACCGATCGATGCTGGCTCGAGGTCTGGGTTGATGGTGTACGTATAACCCGGACCAACGTGGAGGGTGGCACAACGCTGGTCTGGTCAGCGGAGCGAGAGATTACCGTGGAACAGGTAGGACGAGAGTGGGCGCTGGAGATCTTCCTCAACGGCCAGCCCTTAGGCTTGGCTCAGGATGTGGCTGCCAGCCTCGAGGAGGGAAAGCGTACCATAGAGACATCACCCGGCCCGATAGATGTGACTCTGGGGCAGCGGTTTGAGAGCCGGGTGCTGGTGGGCCTAAAGTTTGCTATGAGCGGGTAG
- a CDS encoding IS1595 family transposase: MEDYPRTLRELEQRFATEQACRDYLAQLRWPQGFVCPACGAGESWLTSRGLWMCASCGHQTSVTAGTIFQDTRTPLTVWFRAIWWVVSQKKGVSALGLQQVLGLGSYRTAWTWLHRLRRAVVRPGRERLSQVVEVDETFVGGVEPGTGRRRVGNKALVAIAAEVRGRAVGRIRMRRVPDSSGESLLPFVEEAVEPGTVVITDGLQSYRALPSLGYVHDRRVLLGSGETAAAVLPRVHRVASLLKRWLLGTHQGAVSREHLDYYLDEYTFRFNRRTSRHRGKLFYRLLEQAVAVDPAPYAAMVKGVRGRKRKRPPLPVVGT; encoded by the coding sequence ATGGAGGACTACCCCCGAACTCTGCGGGAGCTGGAACAGCGTTTCGCCACGGAACAGGCCTGCCGTGACTATCTGGCGCAGTTGCGGTGGCCACAGGGCTTTGTTTGTCCCGCGTGTGGGGCGGGAGAGTCCTGGCTGACCAGCCGTGGGCTTTGGATGTGTGCAAGCTGCGGGCACCAGACGTCGGTGACGGCGGGGACCATCTTCCAGGACACCCGCACGCCGTTGACGGTCTGGTTCCGGGCGATCTGGTGGGTCGTGAGCCAAAAGAAGGGTGTCAGTGCCCTTGGACTCCAGCAAGTGCTCGGTCTGGGCAGCTATCGAACCGCCTGGACGTGGTTGCACAGGCTGCGCCGCGCGGTGGTCCGGCCCGGCCGCGAGCGGCTGTCGCAAGTGGTGGAGGTGGACGAAACCTTCGTTGGAGGCGTAGAGCCGGGGACTGGACGCCGACGAGTGGGGAACAAAGCATTGGTCGCCATTGCCGCCGAGGTACGCGGCCGGGCCGTCGGCCGTATTCGCATGCGCCGGGTGCCGGACTCCTCCGGAGAGAGTTTGCTGCCCTTCGTAGAGGAAGCCGTGGAGCCCGGTACAGTTGTAATCACTGACGGGCTGCAAAGCTATCGCGCCCTTCCCAGCCTTGGCTACGTGCACGATCGCCGGGTTCTTCTCGGCAGCGGAGAAACGGCAGCTGCGGTGCTGCCTCGTGTTCACCGGGTGGCCTCGCTCCTGAAGCGCTGGCTACTGGGTACTCATCAAGGCGCTGTCAGCCGTGAGCATCTCGACTACTACCTGGATGAGTACACCTTCCGGTTCAACCGTCGGACTTCGCGTCACCGCGGCAAACTGTTCTACCGGCTCCTCGAGCAAGCGGTAGCCGTGGACCCGGCACCCTATGCCGCGATGGTCAAGGGCGTGCGCGGCCGGAAAAGGAAGCGACCACCACTACCGGTAGTAGGTACTTGA
- a CDS encoding IS1595 family transposase, protein MARQESLTLLDFQQRFPDEPAGERYLFEVRWPNGFCCPVGQNSRYYHISKRDLYQCTTCRYQASVTAGTVMYRTRTLLQKWFWAIYLVASDKRGCSALSLKRHLRVSYQTAWHMLHKVRHAMAARDGRYRLGGLVQLDDAFVGGPNGKQGRGTEKTPILVPVSVTPDAKPLYAKMAVVDTVNCQHAHDFLLEAVLPGSHLITDGLSVYSTLTAAGYTHERHVGSSQAQEHLHWVHTIVSNLKAFVAGTYHGLSEDHLAAYLAEFCYRFNRRARPDQLFSRLLSACTACPALTCAELTG, encoded by the coding sequence ATGGCCCGGCAAGAATCCTTGACTCTGTTGGATTTCCAGCAACGTTTCCCAGACGAACCGGCAGGTGAGAGATACCTTTTCGAGGTCAGGTGGCCCAACGGATTCTGTTGCCCAGTGGGTCAGAATAGCCGGTACTACCACATCAGCAAGCGGGACCTCTACCAGTGTACCACCTGCAGATATCAGGCCTCCGTCACTGCCGGTACGGTGATGTACCGCACCCGGACCCTGTTGCAGAAGTGGTTTTGGGCCATCTACCTGGTCGCCAGTGACAAGCGCGGTTGCTCGGCCCTGTCACTCAAGCGACATCTTCGTGTCAGCTACCAAACGGCCTGGCACATGCTGCACAAGGTCCGCCATGCTATGGCGGCGCGGGATGGACGCTATCGACTGGGAGGATTGGTGCAACTGGACGATGCCTTCGTCGGCGGTCCGAACGGGAAACAAGGGAGAGGCACGGAGAAGACGCCGATCTTGGTGCCTGTGTCCGTTACTCCCGATGCAAAACCCCTGTACGCCAAGATGGCCGTGGTCGACACCGTCAACTGCCAGCATGCACATGACTTCCTGCTTGAAGCAGTCTTACCCGGCAGCCACCTGATAACCGACGGGCTTAGCGTCTACTCCACGCTTACAGCCGCAGGCTACACGCATGAACGGCACGTGGGGAGCAGCCAAGCCCAAGAGCATCTACACTGGGTACATACCATCGTCTCCAACCTGAAGGCTTTTGTGGCCGGGACCTACCATGGGCTGTCAGAGGACCACTTGGCAGCGTACTTGGCCGAGTTCTGCTATCGGTTCAACCGCCGTGCCCGGCCAGACCAGCTGTTCTCACGACTGCTGTCTGCCTGCACCGCGTGCCCAGCACTGACTTGTGCTGAGTTGACTGGATAG
- a CDS encoding phospholipase D family protein: MAVRRPELVVEVVVTVPEPFGAELASRIGARTTLGVLTELLASARKHVVIAAPFIQGAEGLQAGPLGMALMAALKRGVNVDLITTGTSLAGLALGSLREMAGTRFRTFQPRGNVEDPRMLGSHAKFCLCDSEHAYIGSANITQKGISGHLEIGVLLHGKPARQIWDLVRALTESDYLVECRP; the protein is encoded by the coding sequence GTGGCCGTCCGCCGCCCCGAGCTGGTGGTTGAAGTCGTCGTGACCGTGCCGGAACCGTTCGGGGCCGAACTCGCTTCCCGAATCGGCGCCAGGACCACGTTAGGCGTGCTGACTGAGCTGTTGGCTTCAGCGCGGAAGCATGTCGTGATCGCTGCGCCGTTCATCCAGGGAGCGGAGGGACTACAGGCTGGGCCGTTGGGCATGGCGCTGATGGCCGCTCTGAAGAGAGGCGTAAACGTCGACCTGATCACTACGGGGACAAGCCTCGCCGGACTGGCTCTTGGGAGTCTTCGGGAGATGGCGGGGACACGCTTCCGCACCTTCCAACCCCGTGGAAATGTCGAAGATCCCCGGATGCTCGGGTCCCACGCGAAGTTTTGCCTGTGCGACTCCGAGCACGCGTACATCGGGAGCGCCAATATCACCCAGAAAGGAATCTCGGGCCACCTGGAGATCGGGGTGTTGCTGCACGGGAAGCCGGCGCGGCAGATTTGGGACCTTGTTCGCGCGTTGACGGAATCCGACTACTTGGTGGAGTGCCGTCCGTGA